The Danio rerio strain Tuebingen ecotype United States chromosome 1, GRCz12tu, whole genome shotgun sequence genome includes a region encoding these proteins:
- the olfm2b gene encoding noelin-2b isoform X1 — protein sequence MQLLTRRTAGDLQELRSSETILDTLEKTLTSAQQNPQELSDRSLQELRWSVSQCRPLRVLLTRVRADVAQLDSVRDELQGISVSLSLLQERFTLQHYQQLQQRISILQQHLHSCSSHLGCGQLISISAPLTVRSSGSRFGSWMMETSIESSDNRVWVMDGYLKGRRVLEYPSLQDFASGQNYIVHHLPHAWAGTGHVVFNGSLYYSKHQSSVLVRYGLASGSVLQQRELPDAGFNNTFPYSWGGASDIDLMVDGSGLWAVHSSAGRGGTLLLSRLHPLSLQVLRSWDTGFPKRSAGEAFLICGTLYITDSHLPGAKVAFRFHTHTHTYQYTDIAFHNQYSHISMLDYNPRTRALYTWNNGQQVLYQLTLMHYIHTHTPLTHTHTNDTHA from the exons ATGCAGCTCCTGACTCGGCGCACCGCTGGAGATCTGCAGGAGCTCAGAAGCTCGGAGACGATATTGGACACACTGGAGAAAACACTGACCAGTGCCCAGCAGAACCCGCAGGAGCTGAGCGACAGgagcctgcag GAGCTGCGCTGGAGTGTGTCTCAGTGTCGCCCCCTGCGGGTGCTGCTGACTCGAGTGCGTGCGGATGTGGCTCAGCTGGACTCTGTGCGTGACGAGCTGCAGGGGATCAGTGTGTCGCTGTCACTGCTGCAGGAACGCTTCACACTCCAGCACTATCAGCAGCTGCAGCAGCGCATCTCCATCCTGCAGCAACACCTGCACAGCTGCTCCAGCCACCTgg gttGTGGTCAGCTGATCAGCATCAGTGCTCCGCTCACAGTCAGATCTTCAGGCTCTCGCTTCGGGTCGTGGATGATGGAGACTTCCATTGAAAGTTCGGACAATCGC gtgTGGGTGATGGATGGATACTTAAAGGGCCGGCGTGTGTTGGAGTATCCGTCTCTGCAGGACTTCGCCAGTGGGCAGAACTACATCGTCCATCATCTTCCCCATGCgtgggcag GCACTGGTCATGTGGTCTTCAATGGCTCTCTGTACTACAGTAAGCATCAGAGCAGTGTGTTGGTGCGGTACGGGCTGGCGTCGGGCTCAGTGCTGCAGCAGCGGGAGCTCCCTGACGCCGGCTTCAACAACACCTTCCCCTACTCGTGGGGTGGGGCGTCTGACATTGACCTGATGGTGGACGGGTCGGGGCTGTGGGCGGTCCACTCCAGCGCGGGCCGTGGCGGCACGCTCCTGCTCAGCCGTCTGCACCCGCTCAGCCTGCAGGTGCTGCGCTCCTGGGACACCGGCTTCCCCAAACGCAGCGCCGGCGAGGCCTTCCTCATCTGCGGGACGCTCTACATCACAGACTCACACCTGCCCGGAGCCAAGGTGGCCTTCAGgttccacacgcacacacacacctaccaGTACACCGACATCGCCTTCCACAACCAGTACTCACACATCTCCATGCTGGACTACAACCCGCGCACACGCGCACTCTACACCTGGAACAACGGCCAGCAGGTGCTGTACCAGCTCACACTGATgcactacatacacacacacacaccactgactcacacacacaccaatgacACACACGCATGA
- the olfm2b gene encoding noelin-2b precursor, with product MSAALLKLGAVLSTMVLISNWMSQNLPALVGLDQHTAAPGTSEKIISVLYPGQDEGWQVYGSAQGRCVCSIKTPVPDACAGDPRHTRLQQISAHVLNVSEHMQLLTRRTAGDLQELRSSETILDTLEKTLTSAQQNPQELSDRSLQELRWSVSQCRPLRVLLTRVRADVAQLDSVRDELQGISVSLSLLQERFTLQHYQQLQQRISILQQHLHSCSSHLGCGQLISISAPLTVRSSGSRFGSWMMETSIESSDNRVWVMDGYLKGRRVLEYPSLQDFASGQNYIVHHLPHAWAGTGHVVFNGSLYYSKHQSSVLVRYGLASGSVLQQRELPDAGFNNTFPYSWGGASDIDLMVDGSGLWAVHSSAGRGGTLLLSRLHPLSLQVLRSWDTGFPKRSAGEAFLICGTLYITDSHLPGAKVAFRFHTHTHTYQYTDIAFHNQYSHISMLDYNPRTRALYTWNNGQQVLYQLTLMHYIHTHTPLTHTHTNDTHA from the exons gTGTTGTACCCCGGGCAGGATGAGGGCTGGCAGGTGTACGGCTCTGCTCAGGGCCGATGTGTTTGCTCCATCAAGACTCCTGTTCCGGACGCCTGCGCTGGAGACCCTCGACACACTCGCCTGCAGCAGATCTCTGCACAC gtGCTGAACGTCTCTGAGCACATGCAGCTCCTGACTCGGCGCACCGCTGGAGATCTGCAGGAGCTCAGAAGCTCGGAGACGATATTGGACACACTGGAGAAAACACTGACCAGTGCCCAGCAGAACCCGCAGGAGCTGAGCGACAGgagcctgcag GAGCTGCGCTGGAGTGTGTCTCAGTGTCGCCCCCTGCGGGTGCTGCTGACTCGAGTGCGTGCGGATGTGGCTCAGCTGGACTCTGTGCGTGACGAGCTGCAGGGGATCAGTGTGTCGCTGTCACTGCTGCAGGAACGCTTCACACTCCAGCACTATCAGCAGCTGCAGCAGCGCATCTCCATCCTGCAGCAACACCTGCACAGCTGCTCCAGCCACCTgg gttGTGGTCAGCTGATCAGCATCAGTGCTCCGCTCACAGTCAGATCTTCAGGCTCTCGCTTCGGGTCGTGGATGATGGAGACTTCCATTGAAAGTTCGGACAATCGC gtgTGGGTGATGGATGGATACTTAAAGGGCCGGCGTGTGTTGGAGTATCCGTCTCTGCAGGACTTCGCCAGTGGGCAGAACTACATCGTCCATCATCTTCCCCATGCgtgggcag GCACTGGTCATGTGGTCTTCAATGGCTCTCTGTACTACAGTAAGCATCAGAGCAGTGTGTTGGTGCGGTACGGGCTGGCGTCGGGCTCAGTGCTGCAGCAGCGGGAGCTCCCTGACGCCGGCTTCAACAACACCTTCCCCTACTCGTGGGGTGGGGCGTCTGACATTGACCTGATGGTGGACGGGTCGGGGCTGTGGGCGGTCCACTCCAGCGCGGGCCGTGGCGGCACGCTCCTGCTCAGCCGTCTGCACCCGCTCAGCCTGCAGGTGCTGCGCTCCTGGGACACCGGCTTCCCCAAACGCAGCGCCGGCGAGGCCTTCCTCATCTGCGGGACGCTCTACATCACAGACTCACACCTGCCCGGAGCCAAGGTGGCCTTCAGgttccacacgcacacacacacctaccaGTACACCGACATCGCCTTCCACAACCAGTACTCACACATCTCCATGCTGGACTACAACCCGCGCACACGCGCACTCTACACCTGGAACAACGGCCAGCAGGTGCTGTACCAGCTCACACTGATgcactacatacacacacacacaccactgactcacacacacaccaatgacACACACGCATGA